The following coding sequences lie in one Peribacillus frigoritolerans genomic window:
- a CDS encoding ribonuclease J, with translation MSVKEKALSILALGGVNEIGKNMYVVQYSNDIVIIDCGAKFPDESLLGVDLIIPDISFLQENKEKIHALIVTHGHEDHIGGIPYFLKKLNVPIYATRLTLGLIELKLKEHNLLGDTKLIQIDSDSRLEFGEMVLDFFKTNHSIPDCLGVTMRTPEGTVVHTGDFKFDLTPMNDQYPDIHKMAKIGSEGVLVLLSESTNAERPGSSPSEHLVGSHIEEAFMQAKQKVILSTFASNVNRVQQVVNAAQKTNRKLALIGRSMVNVVSVAIERGYLEVPDGMLIQPHEVDNYAPERVAVLCTGSQGEPFAALSRLSSSNYRDMSILPDDTVILASTPIPGNERDVSRIIDNLFQLGAKVIYGSGTVTGMHVSGHAYQEELKLMLTLMKPKYFIPIHGEYRMLHQHRLLAESVGVEKGNTFIISNGDVVDIENSVACQTRKVAAGNTFVDGVGVGDVGEIVLRDRKQLSEDGMLVIVITLSKTERKIVSGPDTISRGFVYVQNSEDLLKHVNRLVTKTVNDLQSEKIYRWNIIKQTIKKELGHYLFTQTKKKPMILPIIIEI, from the coding sequence TTGAGTGTGAAAGAGAAAGCTTTATCCATACTGGCTCTCGGCGGAGTGAATGAAATCGGTAAAAACATGTATGTGGTTCAATATTCTAACGATATCGTCATTATTGACTGTGGTGCCAAGTTTCCTGATGAGAGTTTATTAGGAGTCGATTTGATCATTCCTGATATCTCCTTTCTTCAGGAGAATAAGGAGAAGATCCACGCTTTGATTGTGACTCATGGTCATGAAGATCATATTGGCGGTATCCCCTATTTCTTAAAAAAATTGAATGTACCCATTTATGCCACACGATTAACACTTGGTTTGATTGAATTGAAATTAAAAGAACATAACCTTTTGGGTGATACGAAGTTAATCCAGATCGACTCTGATTCAAGATTGGAATTCGGGGAGATGGTTCTCGACTTTTTCAAAACGAATCATAGTATACCCGATTGCCTAGGGGTTACCATGCGTACGCCAGAAGGCACGGTCGTTCATACAGGGGACTTTAAGTTTGACTTGACTCCCATGAATGATCAGTATCCCGATATTCATAAAATGGCCAAGATCGGGAGTGAAGGTGTTTTGGTTTTATTATCGGAAAGCACGAACGCTGAACGTCCCGGGTCCAGCCCCTCGGAGCATCTCGTTGGCAGCCATATCGAAGAGGCCTTCATGCAGGCAAAACAGAAAGTCATTCTTTCGACCTTCGCTTCAAATGTCAATCGCGTTCAACAAGTCGTGAACGCTGCACAGAAGACAAACCGGAAACTTGCCCTAATAGGACGTAGCATGGTGAACGTCGTATCCGTTGCCATTGAACGAGGCTACCTCGAGGTACCTGATGGGATGCTTATCCAACCACATGAAGTCGATAATTATGCTCCTGAAAGGGTCGCGGTTTTATGTACAGGAAGTCAAGGAGAGCCGTTTGCTGCCCTTTCCCGCCTTTCCAGTTCAAATTATCGGGATATGAGTATATTGCCTGATGATACAGTGATTCTTGCCTCCACTCCAATACCCGGAAATGAACGGGATGTTTCACGAATCATCGACAACCTGTTTCAACTTGGTGCCAAAGTCATTTACGGTTCTGGGACTGTAACAGGCATGCATGTATCCGGACATGCCTATCAGGAAGAGTTGAAGCTCATGCTTACCCTGATGAAACCTAAGTATTTCATTCCCATTCATGGTGAATATCGGATGTTGCACCAGCATCGATTACTAGCTGAGTCTGTCGGGGTAGAGAAGGGCAATACTTTCATTATCAGTAATGGCGATGTGGTGGATATTGAAAACTCCGTTGCCTGTCAAACGAGAAAGGTGGCTGCCGGCAATACCTTTGTTGACGGTGTCGGCGTTGGTGATGTGGGAGAAATCGTTCTGCGTGACCGTAAGCAGCTTTCCGAAGATGGCATGCTCGTAATTGTCATAACACTAAGCAAGACGGAACGAAAAATAGTATCAGGACCCGATACCATTTCCCGTGGATTTGTATATGTTCAAAATTCCGAGGACCTCCTTAAACATGTGAATCGTCTTGTCACGAAAACGGTCAACGACTTACAAAGTGAAAAAATATACCGTTGGAACATCATCAAACAAACCATAAAGAAGGAATTGGGGCACTATCTCTTTACTCAAACTAAGAAAAAACCAATGATCCTTCCGATCATCATTGAAATTTAG
- a CDS encoding amino acid permease — MKWWQLSLVGVGCTIGTGYFLGSTIGIKTTGPSIVFSFVLAALGTYIVYNLLAKMTAADPQEGSFCYYANKAFGRWAGFSCGWNYWSSNILIMGSQLTALSLLSQFWFPKVPLWLFASGFAIVSIVVVLLGTKGFDRVENILAVIKTAAIVMFIIIAICAVFGWFGLDGAKPPSFPNTFDELFPKGLKGFWTSLIYAFYAFGGIEVIGLMAMQLKKKEDAPKAGTIMLLVLTIIYVVSLGLAVTMISLGAFSEKESPFVSALDSYHLTFFPHVFNGAIIIAGFSTMTASLFGVTNLLVTLSNDGNAPSLFMQKIKKFKDLPLPSLGLGALGLLGSIITALLLPGKIYEYITTSAGILLLYNWAFIILSSFKILENKIWSKITAVFGLLLILAAVSGTLLEKEIRPGFFISLLFIVIIGLAAVFMKFKVWNKNKAMAAKASKSELD, encoded by the coding sequence ATGAAATGGTGGCAGCTCTCATTGGTCGGTGTAGGCTGTACGATCGGGACAGGGTATTTCCTCGGATCGACCATAGGGATTAAAACGACTGGGCCATCCATTGTATTTTCATTTGTATTGGCCGCACTAGGTACCTATATCGTTTATAATCTGCTTGCCAAGATGACGGCTGCCGATCCTCAAGAAGGTTCTTTTTGTTATTATGCTAATAAAGCATTTGGACGATGGGCTGGCTTTAGCTGTGGCTGGAATTATTGGTCCTCCAATATATTGATCATGGGAAGCCAGCTTACTGCGCTTTCGCTATTATCTCAATTTTGGTTCCCGAAAGTGCCGCTTTGGCTATTTGCATCCGGTTTTGCCATTGTTTCAATCGTGGTGGTATTGCTGGGAACAAAAGGGTTCGACAGGGTGGAAAATATCCTTGCTGTAATTAAGACAGCAGCAATCGTAATGTTTATCATTATTGCAATATGTGCCGTTTTCGGCTGGTTTGGTCTTGATGGAGCGAAACCGCCATCCTTTCCGAATACGTTCGATGAATTATTCCCAAAAGGGCTAAAAGGGTTTTGGACATCACTTATCTATGCTTTTTATGCGTTTGGCGGCATTGAGGTCATCGGACTGATGGCGATGCAGCTTAAAAAGAAAGAAGATGCGCCAAAGGCAGGAACAATCATGCTCTTGGTTCTTACCATCATATATGTGGTTTCATTAGGGTTAGCCGTAACCATGATTTCGTTAGGGGCATTCAGTGAAAAAGAAAGTCCATTCGTTTCGGCATTGGACAGTTATCATCTGACATTTTTCCCGCACGTTTTTAATGGTGCGATCATCATTGCCGGTTTCTCGACGATGACCGCTTCACTATTTGGTGTAACCAATCTATTGGTAACGCTCTCCAATGACGGGAACGCACCCTCATTATTCATGCAAAAGATCAAGAAATTCAAGGACCTTCCACTTCCTTCACTGGGTCTTGGAGCCTTAGGACTTTTAGGGTCAATAATAACTGCCTTGCTCCTGCCAGGCAAGATTTATGAATACATTACAACATCTGCTGGTATATTGCTTTTGTATAACTGGGCATTCATCATTCTTTCTTCATTCAAAATCTTGGAAAATAAGATTTGGAGTAAGATTACGGCCGTTTTCGGACTTCTTTTAATTTTAGCGGCGGTCAGTGGCACTCTGCTTGAAAAAGAAATACGTCCAGGTTTTTTCATCAGCCTTTTATTCATCGTGATCATCGGTCTTGCCGCCGTTTTCATGAAATTCAAGGTTTGGAATAAGAACAAGGCGATGGCCGCAAAAGCCAGTAAATCAGAACTTGATTGA
- a CDS encoding LysE family transporter — MSVHLLLSYFFLGLTLAAPIGPVNSARIDKGIKNGFWHAWIVGAGSMIADALFMILVYVGMVRFLEIPVVQIFLWLFGGFVLIYSGVESVLRVNTILLNEYRNRDSLISCFLTGFIMSVTSPLSILFWLGIYGSVLAKTASSYGTSQLFIYSGMIFLGLTCWDFFVAALTNGFRRFLNEKSLMGISIISGLSLVGFGVYFAYQGISAILS, encoded by the coding sequence TTGAGTGTACATTTACTGCTAAGTTACTTTTTCTTAGGACTTACCCTTGCAGCACCAATCGGTCCGGTGAACTCCGCTCGTATCGATAAAGGAATCAAGAACGGGTTTTGGCATGCCTGGATCGTTGGGGCAGGGTCGATGATCGCAGATGCCTTGTTCATGATTTTAGTGTATGTAGGTATGGTACGGTTTTTAGAAATTCCGGTCGTCCAGATTTTTCTGTGGCTTTTTGGGGGATTCGTGCTTATTTATTCGGGAGTCGAAAGTGTATTACGGGTTAATACGATATTATTAAATGAATACAGGAATAGAGATTCTTTAATTTCCTGTTTTTTGACTGGCTTCATCATGTCTGTGACCAGTCCATTGTCCATTTTATTTTGGTTGGGGATATATGGATCTGTTTTAGCTAAAACAGCTTCAAGTTATGGGACATCACAACTTTTCATTTATAGCGGGATGATCTTTCTTGGTCTTACCTGCTGGGATTTTTTTGTAGCGGCATTAACGAATGGATTTCGCAGGTTCTTAAATGAAAAAAGCTTAATGGGCATTTCGATCATCTCTGGATTATCATTGGTCGGCTTTGGGGTTTATTTTGCTTATCAAGGCATTTCTGCCATCCTATCATAA
- a CDS encoding MFS transporter: MEGHEKQNKDVSVWCLISMASIPLVMTLGNSMLIPVLPIFEEKVGISSFQSSMVITSYSVASIFLIPIAGYLSDRFGRKMVILPSLILALIGGLIAGYASWKMENPYTWIIIGRVLQGIGASGASPIILPLVGDLYKDDDEKTSSCLGIIETSNTFGKVLSPILGSLFAAFIWFLPFFSISFFSLISIVLVFFFIKVPKEKDEPKKFKDFWHDTKKIFKKEGKWLYTVFLIGVFVMLVLFGVLFFLSDNLEKIHDLHGIKKGLVIAIPLFFLCVSSYVAGKKIKGELPIMKKIIMISLAVLSISLVFVGFTKNRVFLLLVITSLVGIAIGALLPTLDAIITQNIEKEQRGTITSFYMSSRFIGVAAGPPVMSLVMKNHINMTYIISGIIGIGIVLIVMKFISSDKKEAAA; the protein is encoded by the coding sequence ATGGAAGGTCATGAGAAGCAAAATAAAGATGTAAGCGTGTGGTGCCTGATCAGTATGGCATCGATTCCATTGGTAATGACACTTGGAAATTCAATGCTTATCCCGGTTTTGCCCATTTTCGAGGAAAAGGTGGGGATATCTTCATTTCAATCAAGCATGGTGATAACAAGCTATTCCGTAGCATCCATTTTTTTAATTCCCATTGCTGGTTATTTATCAGATCGATTTGGACGAAAAATGGTAATCCTGCCCAGTCTGATTCTAGCCCTAATCGGCGGATTGATAGCTGGTTATGCATCATGGAAAATGGAAAATCCCTATACATGGATCATCATTGGGAGGGTATTGCAAGGGATTGGGGCGTCTGGGGCCTCGCCCATCATTTTGCCTCTGGTGGGGGATTTATACAAAGATGATGATGAAAAAACGAGTTCTTGTTTGGGAATCATAGAAACCTCGAATACATTTGGGAAAGTACTTAGTCCAATATTAGGTTCCCTGTTTGCTGCATTTATCTGGTTTTTACCATTCTTCTCGATTTCATTCTTCAGTTTAATATCTATTGTTTTAGTCTTTTTCTTTATAAAGGTACCAAAGGAGAAGGATGAGCCGAAGAAATTCAAAGATTTCTGGCATGATACGAAAAAAATATTCAAGAAGGAAGGAAAATGGTTATATACGGTTTTCCTGATTGGTGTCTTTGTCATGTTGGTTTTGTTCGGTGTTCTTTTCTTTTTGTCTGATAATCTGGAAAAAATCCATGATTTGCATGGAATCAAAAAAGGTTTAGTGATAGCGATCCCGCTATTTTTTCTTTGCGTATCTTCTTATGTTGCAGGGAAAAAAATCAAGGGGGAATTACCAATCATGAAAAAGATCATCATGATCAGTTTAGCTGTCCTTTCAATCAGCCTTGTATTTGTCGGTTTTACTAAAAACAGGGTCTTCCTTCTATTGGTAATAACAAGCTTGGTGGGCATAGCAATTGGTGCTTTATTGCCGACACTCGACGCAATCATCACTCAAAATATAGAAAAGGAACAGCGGGGGACGATAACCTCCTTCTACATGTCATCAAGGTTCATCGGCGTTGCGGCAGGCCCTCCGGTCATGTCCCTTGTCATGAAAAATCATATCAATATGACCTATATCATTTCTGGGATCATCGGTATAGGCATCGTATTGATTGTTATGAAATTCATTAGTTCAGACAAAAAAGAAGCTGCTGCCTAA
- the asnA gene encoding aspartate--ammonia ligase, translated as MPNKYKTILDIMHTDIAINEIKGHFEEGISNALNLIKVSAPIILNEGNGINDNLNGVERVLTFEALDIKNKQIEVVQSLAKWKRITLSRYGLACDEGIYTNMNAIRRDEKLDHLHSLFVDQWDWEKVITKEQRNVDTLKSEVEKIYRAIKSTERYMFEFHHLLKPVLPDDIHFITTQELEDLYPNLTSKERENVAAKKYGAIFIMKIGGELQSGEKHDGRSPDYDDWDLNGDIVLWNPLLECAFEVSSMGIRVDEKSLLKQLRLSKNENRKVLNYHKAVLEGKLPYSIGGGIGQSRLCMFLLKKAHIGEVQVSVWNDQILNDCKKRNITLL; from the coding sequence ATGCCGAATAAATACAAAACAATTCTTGATATCATGCATACGGATATTGCGATAAATGAAATTAAGGGTCATTTTGAAGAAGGAATTTCAAATGCGTTAAACCTGATTAAAGTATCAGCACCTATCATTTTAAATGAAGGTAATGGTATAAATGACAATTTAAATGGTGTGGAGCGGGTTCTTACCTTTGAAGCTCTGGATATTAAGAATAAACAAATAGAAGTGGTTCAATCTTTGGCAAAGTGGAAAAGAATCACTCTTTCTAGGTATGGTTTGGCGTGTGATGAAGGCATTTACACAAATATGAATGCGATAAGACGTGATGAAAAACTGGATCATTTACACTCGTTATTTGTGGATCAATGGGACTGGGAGAAAGTCATAACGAAAGAACAACGTAACGTAGATACATTAAAATCTGAAGTGGAAAAAATATATAGAGCCATTAAATCGACCGAACGTTATATGTTTGAATTCCATCATCTGCTTAAGCCTGTGTTACCTGATGACATTCACTTCATTACGACCCAGGAGTTGGAGGATTTATACCCGAATCTGACTTCGAAGGAAAGAGAGAATGTGGCAGCGAAGAAATATGGTGCAATTTTCATCATGAAAATTGGCGGAGAGTTACAATCGGGGGAAAAGCATGATGGACGTTCACCGGATTATGATGATTGGGACCTAAATGGAGATATCGTTTTATGGAATCCACTCTTGGAATGTGCTTTTGAAGTTTCTTCAATGGGAATTCGAGTAGATGAAAAGTCACTGTTAAAACAATTAAGATTATCCAAAAACGAAAATCGTAAGGTGCTCAATTATCATAAGGCCGTATTGGAAGGAAAGCTTCCGTATTCAATAGGCGGAGGAATAGGGCAATCCAGATTATGCATGTTTTTGCTAAAGAAAGCACATATTGGCGAGGTTCAGGTTTCGGTATGGAATGACCAAATTTTAAACGACTGTAAAAAGAGGAATATTACTCTTTTATAA
- a CDS encoding LysE family transporter, with the protein MGVFFSYVLLGLSLAAPIGPINAAQLDKGIKKGFWHAWVFGWGAILADFVFIALVFFGVVHFLDNSFMKTFLWLFGFFVLTYTGIESLLSAGKIEVNARKAKDSLLSSFLTGFIMSLSNPLSILFWLGIYGSILANSASKYDMEQLLLYSSGILVGLLTWDFAMAIIASTFRRFLSKPILMGISIISGISLIGIGIYFAIQAAKVLFT; encoded by the coding sequence TTGGGTGTTTTTTTCAGCTATGTATTATTAGGCTTATCACTGGCGGCTCCTATCGGTCCCATAAATGCTGCTCAATTGGACAAAGGAATCAAGAAGGGTTTTTGGCATGCCTGGGTTTTTGGCTGGGGTGCCATTTTAGCGGATTTTGTATTTATAGCCCTCGTCTTTTTCGGTGTCGTCCACTTTTTGGACAACTCTTTCATGAAGACATTTTTATGGCTTTTTGGATTTTTCGTCCTGACCTATACCGGAATTGAAAGTCTGTTAAGTGCAGGTAAGATTGAAGTGAATGCACGAAAAGCGAAAGATTCCCTTCTTTCTTCATTCCTGACAGGATTCATCATGTCCCTTTCGAATCCTTTATCCATTTTGTTTTGGCTTGGGATTTATGGATCCATTCTCGCAAACTCCGCTTCAAAATATGATATGGAACAATTACTTTTATACAGTTCAGGTATCCTTGTCGGCCTCTTAACCTGGGATTTCGCTATGGCCATCATCGCCAGCACCTTTAGACGCTTTTTATCCAAACCCATTTTAATGGGCATCTCGATCATTTCAGGAATATCCCTTATAGGGATTGGCATTTACTTTGCCATCCAAGCAGCCAAGGTTTTATTTACATAA
- the thrS gene encoding threonine--tRNA ligase: MIKVQFPDGQKREYPQGVTVESVAGSISSSLRKKAVAGKLDKQLVDLSHKLNKDAELSILTLDSDEGLQVLRHTSAHVLAQAVKRLYQNVELGMGPVVEDGFYYDFKLDHPLSSEDLQAIEKEMEHIISENLEIKRIEVTYEEAVKLFEDRGESFKLDIAKNIPNGEKLTLYQQGEFIDLCRGPHLPSTSFVKSFKLTRVSGAYWRGDNQNEVLQRVYGVAFRKKKDLQEHFEFLEEAAKRDHRKLGKQLELFMFSEEAPGMPFYLPKGQIVRNELEKFSRELQTEADYDEVRTPFMMNQRLWEQSGHWDHYHENMYFTEVDQTKFAMKPMNCPGHMLIFKNSLYSYRDLPIRMAEFGQVHRHEYSGALNGMLRVRTFCQDDAHIYVRQDQIESEIKQVFHLIDKVYRTFGFEYSVELSTRPEDSMGDDSLWEASETALKNVLESIGIHYQVNEGDGAFYGPKIDFHIKDALKRSHQCATIQLDFQMPDKFDLTYIDENNEKVRPVVIHRAIFGSIDRFFGILIEHFAGAFPVWLAPVQVQIIPVSQVHLNYCLKVQKELKNQGIRVKIDDRNEKLGYKVREAQMGKIPYMLVLGDKEEEENQVNVRKYGEQEFENVAIETFIKKMVQQIKERSI; encoded by the coding sequence ATGATTAAAGTTCAATTTCCGGATGGGCAGAAAAGGGAATATCCGCAAGGGGTGACAGTGGAAAGTGTGGCAGGGTCTATCAGCTCAAGTTTAAGGAAAAAGGCAGTAGCAGGAAAACTGGATAAGCAACTGGTTGATCTAAGTCACAAGCTTAATAAGGATGCCGAACTGTCGATCTTGACTCTGGATTCGGATGAAGGATTACAAGTATTACGACATACATCGGCACATGTTTTGGCGCAGGCTGTGAAAAGGTTATACCAAAACGTGGAATTAGGGATGGGGCCAGTCGTGGAAGATGGTTTTTACTATGATTTTAAGTTAGACCATCCTTTGAGTTCAGAAGATCTACAAGCCATTGAAAAAGAGATGGAGCATATCATAAGTGAAAATCTGGAAATTAAAAGGATCGAAGTGACTTATGAAGAAGCTGTGAAGTTATTCGAGGACAGAGGGGAGTCATTCAAGTTGGATATAGCAAAGAACATCCCTAATGGTGAAAAATTAACGCTCTATCAACAAGGGGAGTTCATCGATCTTTGCAGAGGGCCGCACCTTCCATCCACATCATTTGTAAAATCGTTCAAATTGACTCGTGTATCTGGTGCCTATTGGCGGGGAGACAATCAAAATGAAGTTCTTCAAAGGGTATATGGCGTGGCTTTCCGAAAGAAAAAAGATTTACAGGAGCATTTTGAATTTCTGGAAGAAGCGGCTAAACGCGATCACCGTAAATTAGGGAAGCAGTTGGAGTTATTCATGTTTTCGGAGGAAGCCCCTGGAATGCCGTTTTATTTACCGAAAGGACAAATCGTTAGAAATGAATTGGAGAAGTTCTCGCGGGAGCTTCAGACTGAGGCTGATTACGACGAAGTTCGGACTCCTTTCATGATGAACCAGCGCTTATGGGAACAATCGGGTCACTGGGATCATTACCATGAGAATATGTACTTTACAGAGGTGGATCAAACAAAATTTGCGATGAAGCCAATGAACTGTCCGGGTCATATGCTTATTTTCAAAAACAGTCTTTATTCTTACAGGGATTTACCGATCCGGATGGCCGAATTCGGTCAAGTCCACCGTCATGAATATAGCGGTGCATTGAACGGGATGCTGCGTGTCCGTACATTTTGCCAGGATGATGCCCACATCTATGTTCGGCAGGATCAAATCGAAAGTGAAATTAAACAAGTGTTTCATCTGATTGATAAGGTGTATCGCACTTTTGGATTCGAGTATTCCGTGGAGCTCTCGACTCGTCCAGAGGATTCAATGGGAGATGATTCCCTTTGGGAAGCTTCTGAAACAGCCTTGAAAAATGTACTGGAAAGCATCGGGATACATTATCAAGTTAATGAAGGGGACGGGGCATTTTATGGACCGAAAATTGATTTTCATATTAAAGATGCATTAAAACGAAGCCATCAATGTGCAACAATCCAGCTTGATTTTCAAATGCCCGACAAATTTGATCTGACTTACATCGATGAAAATAATGAAAAAGTACGTCCGGTCGTCATTCATCGTGCCATTTTTGGATCGATCGATCGTTTTTTTGGAATTCTGATAGAACATTTTGCCGGTGCTTTTCCGGTATGGCTCGCCCCGGTGCAAGTACAGATCATCCCTGTCTCACAGGTTCATTTGAATTATTGTTTAAAGGTTCAAAAAGAACTGAAGAATCAAGGCATAAGAGTGAAAATTGATGATCGGAATGAAAAGCTGGGGTATAAAGTCAGGGAAGCACAGATGGGGAAAATCCCATATATGCTGGTTCTTGGAGATAAAGAAGAGGAAGAAAATCAAGTGAATGTCCGGAAATACGGGGAACAAGAATTTGAAAATGTCGCAATAGAAACGTTCATCAAGAAAATGGTTCAGCAAATAAAAGAACGCAGCATCTAA